The nucleotide window CCCGTCCTCCGCAGACAGTACTCGCACCACGGGCTGGCCCCGCtgcactgagggggggggggggggaggggggttccaagaggaggaaagggggtacagggggaggagagggggtacaggaggaggagaaaagggtacaggaggaggtgaggggggtagaggaggaggagagggagtacaggaggaggagacgggggtagaggaggaggagaggaggtacaggaagagcagagggggtacaggaggagaagggggcacaggaggaggagagggggtacaggaggaggagagggggtacaggaggaggagagggggtaaaGAGGGGCAGAGGAAGGCACAGGTGGGGAGAGTAGGGCACAAAaggagacacaggagaggggaTTAGACGCACCCATATGAGGTGTCTGCACCaatgaacagacacacagtatgccctcacacacatggatgggctttttttaatttattttttttatctcccAGCAAGACGGTTCTAAATACGCTGAACCCAGGACTCCCTCCCACACCTCATGGCGTAATCCTCCATGACTCTGTTCTACCCACACCGGTTCCACAGGTGGAACCTGATGATTGGCTGCAACAGTAGCAGGGACAATAGGTAGGCTGGCAGCATTGTCAGGGAGGAGATCAGTGCTGGAAAGACCAGCAGGGGTGTGTATCAGTGTCCTGCGTGACTGCTCTCTACCTCCTTCACTCTCACCTCACAGGAAGCAACTGTAACAAACTAGTCTAGTCTGTAGCCAGTCAACAATAGAGCTATGAGAGAGTTTGGCCCAAACTAGTATGGGTTTTTGGAAAGCTCTTTGTGACATTACGTGTTTAATATGGGTTTAAAATACAATTAGATTTGACTGTATCCTACTGTTCCATCCACTTGCTCACAAGGGATTAGGATTTATATTAGAATGAAGACCTAAACAATGGTTTAGATTGCTAGGAACCTGTCAATAGGAGTAGGAACAAGAATTCCAATGTGTTTTTGGCAAAAGGTAAATAAATATGAACTCCAGTGTTTACATCAGACGTTATCGTCTTACAAGATGTCCTCAGACTAAGGCGGATCCTGCACTAGATGTGGTTGATGACGAGACAATGTGAGACAAAGTGCTATTGTGTTCTGGTCCTGTACCTTGGTAGTCATGCTTGTCTGTTCCGTTGCTGAGGAACTCGACGGAGAGCTTAGAACCTTCTGGACCCAGGAGGTCCTGTTGTTGCCTAAAGATCTCTTCTTGGAGCCGGGAGTTGTTTCTCCGGAGTACACCTGCATGAGCGACAGATAATGGTCAAACAGCTGTGTCACCTACGCGACTGTCTTATCCCCCTGAGCCGAAGAACTCCTCGGGTTTGTTCCTTCTCCATCTGGAGGGCGAGGAGGATAACAGAGGAGGCCAGAGAGACAAAACAACACTAaagtctctctctgggtgtttTTAACACTATGTTGAAATGCTGCCACTGTCACATCTGGTGTGTCCTTGGAAAAGGCTGCTTTAGTCTAGACGGTTGACAGGCTGTCAGCTGACTCAAAGTAGAGGAACCACTGTCATCTGACTGCACAGGAGGCTGTCTAGCATCACACTGGGGGAGTTAAATTAGGGTCACCTCTGAACAATTTAGTCATTTCTACATTACAGACCAACAACAAACTGGTAATTAACATACCTAGATGTGGAAATCAAATGAAGAGATGGTGAAGATATGCTGTCTGCAGACTGCTTCGTTCAAACAGAATCCTGTGTCGCTAAGTTGCTAGCACTGTCTGGTGTTCATATTCAGTAACGTTTTCTCAGTAAGCCCCAGTGAGATGACTAATGGAACTAGATCATGACGTAACATCGTTACAGCAGTAAGTAAGATAATGATGTGTGTTGAAATCTGTCCAGGTGTCCACATAATAGAGAATGGTTTTGTAGGATTATCAAAGCTGGCCAGACGGAGTGCATGCCTCAGCCTCCCACTCTACTTCGGTAGCAAGTAGCAAGACCAGAACTGGCTACCACCAGTCAGTACATAAGATAGTGTTCCCATATTAACCCTCATATGGTTTCAGTGACACGTCTTTCTCCCACCCTGAGGGGCAGTGCTTCATGGGAAACCGATATGAGACCCACGGCGCTGACAAGCTAGCTAGGAAGCTGTAACAGTAAGAGAGGATAGACGTATTCAGTCTAAATCGATTCAAGAGCCTAACCTGGACATTGTTGATAAACGACGTGCATGAATTTGTGCATGGCAGCCATAAACGACATGCTACACCCTGTTTAATTTCTCGGATCTTGTGTAACAGCTAAACACCGCTAGTTCCTCAACTTCTATTTGGCAAATAGCTATAAAACAGTCATAGAGAACAAAGTTGGACCTACTACTACTAGCCAGCTAAATAAATACCACGCCGTCATGTGACAGTAAGGTGTCTCTAACACGCGTGACTGTCTTGGGGTTCAAAAGGCACTTCCTAAAACTGATTGAATGAAATATGTAAATACGTCCATATGTACCTTGATTATCGTACACACTGACATAGGATATACCGACGGCCATGCACCACACGACCAGGTTGGCGATGTCCGTGTAGCTTGGTTCCTCCTCGGTAATCAATAAACCCAAGTGAAGAGGGAGCTTTTCCAGAGATTTACCGTCTGCCCCCCAGCGATACCGACGGCCGGAGCGTTTACCGGTAGCAGGGCCCATCTTCTTGTGGTGGTCAGGAAAACCAAGGGTGATGGGTACAAGGAGCGTAGCCAGAGCTCGCTTCCATAACCGACCGTTCCAGTTCCGAAGGCGGATTCGGAACCAGGTGATGAGCGTTCTATGTATGTGGAGAAGGACGTGCAGGACCCGCCACACAAACTCGTACACAAGCGCCATTACACAGACCTCCTCAACAGAATCTCGAAACTTGATTATTACCACAAATTAATAAAGTGCCGCATCCCAAGTGTAGTTGAGGTGGGCGTGCACTAATCTACTTCGAAACTAGACATTTAATCTACTGCCAACACCTCAGCTCGCCGGCCGCCATATTCATTCCTCTAGTAGCAACCTTTACACTCTGAACCCCACAGCACTACACGTAGCTCGCTGATTGGACAAGACAGAAGGAGGCTCTGCGAGTTTTGTCGCCCTCTAGAGGCAGACTGTGGATATTACTCCCGAGAAAGCTGCATGATTGTGCAAAGAAAAAATACATGGGAATAATTTAGTTTTAAAATTTATTCTGTAAAAGATGACAACGTACAATCCATGTAAACGTCCAAGCAGTCTGTAAATCTAAAATGTAATACAATAGTGTAGGACAGTATAGTGAATGTCATAGGTGTtactcattaacccttgtgttatcttcgggtcattctgacccatcagtcattgtgacccaccgtcgtattgcgacaaatttacctcatacaaaaacaaagtgaagcattttcttttaactgtcgggctgtctcagaccccccacattggaatggttaaaagaaaattatttttatttgtttttgtattgggtaaaattgggtaaacacaacaatggttcgttatgaacctttgggtcatgtgacccgaaggcagcacgagggttaaaagtcAAGCTTTTGGTTTACATTCCGTCATAATCGTAGTATTCCTCGCTGTCGGTCTGTTCATCTTGGCCGTTAGCTGCTTCATCATCATAATCAGTGTCTCGGAtctcaggctcctccccctcacacctgTGTCTCTCAGCCATGTAGAGTCTccacccagccccgccccccgtCGTGCCCCCCGCTTCTTTGATAGGCTCCTGGCTACAGGGCTCGTTTGGTAGCTCCACACCACGGTCGCGCAGGGCCCTTGTCAAGCTCTGGAGCACACAGGAGCAATTCCAGGGGTTTCCATCCAGGTAGAGGCTCTTGAGTCTGGGCAGCAGGTACGGCgtggcagggggcagggagtaAAGACGGTTCCTGCGCAGGTTCAGCACCTGGAGCCTCTTCAGAGAGCGCAGCTCCTGCTCTTGGACGGTCTGGAGCCGGTTCCCTTTCAGGTCCAGACGAACCAGACTCTCTGGCAGCCTTAAGAGGGACAATAGGTTAAGTTGAGTTTTTATGGTTCAGTACTAAGTTACATGTACTGTTCTGAATGATTAAACGTATGCAAGTACTTCACAGTTAAAATAATCGATAAGCGATTTGTTCACTACAGCTTTAAAAGACGATACCACAATGATCAGAATGAATGAAATCCCCGTACCCTGCAGGAATAGACACAAGCAGGTTCTGTTCCAGAGCCAGGTTGGTGAGGTGCCCACTGTTCTTCAGGGCGTTGGTCTCGAAGCTACGGATGGTGTTGTTTTCTAGGAAGAGATGCTTCAGCTGCTTCAGCCCCGAAACCTGCTGCTGGGTCACTTCCTGGAGGAGGTTCTGCCTGCAGTCCAGCCTCTCCAGCCGGGGGCTCAGCCTGCTGGGAATGGCCCTCAGCATGTTCCCTgccacctccagctccaccaggctggGCAGCCGGAGACCCCCGTCCACAGAGCCCAGGCGGTtgtgggacagggagagggaggagaggttacGGAGATGGGccatctccctgctcctcagagCCCTAACCTGGTTCCTGCCCAGGtccaggagacagagggactgggggaggccagggggcaCCCGGGTCAGCAGGTTCCCCTGCAGACTGAGGGTCCTGAGAGATTTGGTTTGAGAAAAGAAggcagagggaaaggaggggatcTTGTTGTTGGCCAGGCTGACCAGGTTGAGCTGGGGGAGCCTGAGAGAGCCCTGGACCGTCTCGATGCGGTTCCCCTCCAGCAGCAGCGTCTCCAGGCGCACCAGGTTGGCCAGGACGCCGGCCCTCAGAGAGGACAGGTGGTTGTGCTGCAGGTCCAGCAGCCTCAGCCTCCGCAGCCCCTCCAGGGCCGCCTCCCCCAGGCCCTGGAGCCGGTTGTGGCCCAGGTGCAGGATCTCCAGGCTGGGGGGCAGGCCGCGGGGGAGCTGCCGCAGCTTGTTGTTCTGGAGGTCAAGAGTCCTGAGGCCCTCCTGGGCTCTGAGAAcgccagcttccagcccctctaCCCCACAGGAAGACAGGACCACCTCCTCTAGACCCCCCAGGCTGGACAGATCTctaccctggaacacacacacacacagggtgagacACTCAATGCATAATGGGTTCCATTGTAATAGAAAAAACATCAAGGCACCTTTTTTGTTTTTACGCATCAAAAATCAATTTAGATGTTCACATTCTAGAGACCTTCAGTTAAGAACAATTAATATAAATAGTTTTAAATAGTAGTAATAACATGAATAATGATACGTTGGAATTTTTTATCTGAGAATAATCCAATAACCTATTCTTAGTCTTATtttctgaaaaaaaaacatttgcagtaGCTTGTCCACAGTTCTCCTACCTTTAGGTCCTTGATGTGGTTGTACGCCAGGTTGAGTCTCCTGGTGTCAGTTGGGATTCCAAAAGGAACTGCCTGCACTCTGAAACACTGCACTGACAAAACCTCCTTgtcgcacacacacttcttagGACACACCGAAATACAGACGTAGGGAGGATGGAGCAGAGCGCTAACCACCAACAGCAGAAGAAGCCTCGTCATGACCTGCTAACTAGTTGGGCATTTCTGTTAAAGAGcagccgtctctctctcactggggTTTAAATAGTGTAGCCGAGGCCAGGCTGGTGAGAGAGGAGTTGCTTTATTTAGAACAATGGAGGAGATGTTTGTCTTGGGttaaaaaacaacatttgaCACAGACAAGGAACTGACACCCACAGTAACTGATAGGCCCTCTGTTTGCAGACGTGAGAAACTTGCTGATAAACCATTTACAACCCATTCAGTTAAAACAAATGCAATTTCCTCTGTCAGTTGTAATTCTGACTGTAAAGGAAAAGATGGGTTAATAGGACCCCTTTTCTATTGACTAGATTTAGCAATGAttaattatacattttatttatttgtttttattaaaataaatagTATACAGTGTCTTTTGTGCGTATACTACCTTTGACCAATAAACCATGAGGTTTGGTAAATCTCTAGTCAGACGTAATGTAAAACATTATGGCACACTTGCTCTGATCATCAAAGTCACAAAAATAGGGGAAAATCAGTAGGAACATGACGAGAAGGCTTTAATAATTGAATCTGCACGCGACAAGGCAATCCCTGTTTGGGATTCCCATGAAATTATATTCAAAACAGTGGCTCAACATCAACATGAACAATGGGAAAGGGAAAgaatggaggaaggggagacaTCAGAGACAGCCAATCTCATAAAATAAAGTGGGAGAGATGTGTCAGGAAAGAGGCAGGGAAGCCGATATACTGATTGCCTGGTCTTATCAATGTGGCAACTAGCTCTACAATCGATTGTTTTTCCTCAGCTGTGTGGCAGACTCGTGTAGTCAATTCACGACACAGATCCGTATCCGATTTCGGATTTCCTGGTACGAAATCGCCTGTGGTGGTCGAGAAAGACAAGCACATTTAATTGAGCTAATCACAGCTGAAGGACAACATTATTCGCATGTTTTGGGACGCTGTGTTGCATCTTCAGTATAACGAGTAAATCAACGGGGACGTTAATCATTTTATAACGCTGTCTTGAGGTCATTTTTAGCTTAAGTCAAGAGAAtcggctagctaacgttagctagcatcagtCTTCAGGCAGCAAATGTCTGCTTCGGCCGGCGGCGGCTCTCCTTCTACCCAGGGCACGGCCCTTGTCGGCCCCGGTACCGGGATGTCTATGTTCCGGTGGCTCGAAGTGTTGGAGAAGGAGTTTGACAAAGCTTTTGTCGACGTAGATCTACTGCTTGGAGAGATCGATCCAGACCAGGCGGATATCACATACGAGGGGCGACAAAAGATGACAAGCCTTAGCTCGTGTTTCGCCCAACTCTGCCACAAAGCTCAAACGATATTCCAGCTCAATCACAAAGTAGAGGTGAGTATCTGTTTATCACAATCTCACGATGTTGGTAAGGATGGGATTGATAACCTTCCCAAACAATTTGCGTGggacttgattgacaggtcaaaTCATATGGACACTGCCTGGCCAGCTGATGTTTCGTTTTTCCCATAGACTGTTTCCAAACAACAACATCCGTGTTTTGTTGCCGGTGTCTTGCCACCCAAACTACTCTGTTGACATGCTGGCAGAAAATGACAGAAGCTGACAACCTAAGATAACATTGCTTTACAAAATTGCATTTTTGAAACGTTGGCTGTAATATAATATAGGTTGTAATTATATTTCGATTTTAACAGACAGATCAAAGGAGTCTATTAAGCTTGACAAAGAAATAAAAGTCCATTATAGTTAAATGAAGATCGGCCATTTACGACCAGGTAGACCGTAAATTAATTCATTAATTCAACTATAAAAATAGTGACAGCCCTAGGTCTAGTCATAATAGGTTTTTCAGTGGCTTTGGAAAATGTGGAGGGGAGCTAAATGAGCTCAGCTgatcttaacctttgtcccatcTGAAATCTCATTAAACTGCACAGCGGGTCTTGTTTGAGCAAGAATGAAAGTAGTGGACACAGCAAACATACTTTCCCAGCAGAGCCTCACTTTGTTCAGGGTCGTAGAGCTCCTATTACCCTCAGGAAATCAATACTGGAGCCTGTAGCTCAGCCAGCCTAATCTGCCAAGCAAGGCCAGTCTGGAACTGTGTCCACAGTCAGCCTGGCCTCGGCCCTCACCGCCCAGCTCGGCTTTGGGCTGCCTGATACTCCATTGGGATTCAAACATGTCGAAAAACAGGAATGTCTATGTCCTACATTTGTCGAATGGCAGAGCACTCTCTGTACTCAGTCTTAGTCTATCACTGTTTCCACTTAACAATACGACGCCTCAGGGCAGCGGCCTCGGATGTTGCGTTGGCAGCCTGGAAGAGGCGCTCCCCCCACCTACCGCTTGATCCTTTGTTTACGGTTAGGATGATGTCATGGATCTAGCCGGGCAGGGAAGTGTGAGGTCATCACTCTGACACCAGCATTGTGTGGTCTGGTGATATTACATAATCCAGAACCTATATCTTAAGTTAGCCCGAATTCTTGTGTTCTTAGTTGAAGCTCTGTCGACAGTGAGGGAGGTCTGGGTGTCAAACTGACATGCATGTTGTATGAGGAGATATTTGAAGGACTCACCGACACAGCCTGCTCATTGTACACAGCTACGGACGAGCCTGTTTTTCCTGCTGCGGCTCGTGCCATGTTGAGATTCCCATCTGACTGTTACCTCTGCTAGCTGAGCTAGCCGGGCAGACTTGTGGGCAGCTGCCTTACGTGGTGCAGCGTGGGCCAGGCCTCGCCTGCAGCCTCCGGGCGTCTCTGTGAGTCAGAGGTGCGTGGTGCATTGTTGTCGGCTCTGTTGTGCGTATGTCAGCTGTCAGTCGCCAGGGACTGACACATGCGCTGCTGTACTAAGCCCCTGAGAACTGTGCCTTGTCAGAAGTCCATTAAAAGGGACGCTTTATCACTGGGGGCTGAATGGAGGCATTATGTGGTtcgctttgtgtctgtgtgtttctctggagGACAGGAAAGTGTctaagctgggggggggggggggggtgctctgaGGAGGAGGGTTTTGGCTGTCTCCACTTTGCTGAAAATGCAAATCCACTCGAGCCAGGGAGCATttgccagggggggggggggcggagctttAGATCCCAGACATGATCACAAGACTGTTCGCTGACCAGGCACTTTGTCCTCAGAACTGTCTCCGTGTTCTGGTTCATGTTTGTTGAATTCCGAAGCACCGGAGGCCCCTCTCACAAACATGTCAAGATGGACCGAAGTGGAGGAGAGTCTTGGATCCGTGTTGCCTCTCTGAACAGGAAGTGTCCGGTCATATGCAGggcatgtcacttcctgtgtcacGTCCTGTAttcctggcaggcctgggatgTAGACCTGACTACcaggaagaggtggagaaaggggagagagtaaACATGCGGTCTTGGTGTAATATGATAATGTTATGTCGTCAGCCTTCATACCAAAAAACAGTTTCTTTTCGAACACAAGCAGGGCTGTTGCATTTTGACATCACTCAAAGCCTGAATAGCAACACGCTTTTCAACGTGCTAATCATGCAATTTCTCCACTGCCAAGTCGGTAGCAACCGAGAAGACCTCGAAGGCTTTTAGCACGCTCGCGTGAAACGAAATATCGGCGACGTGCAGTAGCCCACGTGTTCAACATCCACGCACTGTCCGACGTGTTTACTTCACCGCACGGCCTGGGTCACTGACATTTCACACCGACTTGTTCACCCATGTGCTCAGGTTTGTGCTCGAGGAAGGTGATGGATGGACACTGTATCAGTATCGAAAGGGAGTGGCTCAATGTGGGAGTGTGGGGACACGACCCCGTCTCAGTCCCACGATTGGAAACccgactcgctctctctccagttaATCACTTTCATTTCCTTACaaatccccctccacccctcccccctcctccccttcccccccaggcCCAGCTGGTGGACCTGCGCTCGGAGCTGACGGACGCCCAGGCGGAGCGGACcgtggtggagagggaggtgcacGAGCAGCTGCTGCAGCTCCACGCCCTCCA belongs to Osmerus eperlanus chromosome 8, fOsmEpe2.1, whole genome shotgun sequence and includes:
- the nus1 gene encoding dehydrodolichyl diphosphate synthase complex subunit nus1, coding for MALVYEFVWRVLHVLLHIHRTLITWFRIRLRNWNGRLWKRALATLLVPITLGFPDHHKKMGPATGKRSGRRYRWGADGKSLEKLPLHLGLLITEEEPSYTDIANLVVWCMAVGISYVSVYDNQGVLRRNNSRLQEEIFRQQQDLLGPEGSKLSVEFLSNGTDKHDYQVQRGQPVVRVLSAEDGKQSIVQAAQQLCREVERQQRSSSDISVSLLDSLLRESKNIPDPDLVLKFGPVESTLGFLPWQIRLTEFISLPTHLDVSYEDVFGALQLFATCEQRVGK
- the LOC134024878 gene encoding nephrocan-like, translated to MTRLLLLLVVSALLHPPYVCISVCPKKCVCDKEVLSVQCFRVQAVPFGIPTDTRRLNLAYNHIKDLKGRDLSSLGGLEEVVLSSCGVEGLEAGVLRAQEGLRTLDLQNNKLRQLPRGLPPSLEILHLGHNRLQGLGEAALEGLRRLRLLDLQHNHLSSLRAGVLANLVRLETLLLEGNRIETVQGSLRLPQLNLVSLANNKIPSFPSAFFSQTKSLRTLSLQGNLLTRVPPGLPQSLCLLDLGRNQVRALRSREMAHLRNLSSLSLSHNRLGSVDGGLRLPSLVELEVAGNMLRAIPSRLSPRLERLDCRQNLLQEVTQQQVSGLKQLKHLFLENNTIRSFETNALKNSGHLTNLALEQNLLVSIPAGLPESLVRLDLKGNRLQTVQEQELRSLKRLQVLNLRRNRLYSLPPATPYLLPRLKSLYLDGNPWNCSCVLQSLTRALRDRGVELPNEPCSQEPIKEAGGTTGGGAGWRLYMAERHRCEGEEPEIRDTDYDDEAANGQDEQTDSEEYYDYDGM